In Pseudoalteromonas sp. '520P1 No. 423', the sequence ATCACTCATGATGTATGGTCTGATGCTGTACTTGAACTTGAAGGTAATGGCAGAGGAAGAGACCGCTGTTATATAGGATTTAGTGATTTTGTAGTCCAAGAAATATCAAATTTAAGTTATCGACAAATTTTATTCAGTAGATTAACTTGTTATGGTTCAACCTTTTCACGTTATTTAGACTTATATCTTTCTAGTATGTGGACATCAGCAACATTAGACAGAAAAGAACCTATCAGCTTATTACGTATTATGGAATCTTTTGGTAAACCACAAGTATCAATCGTAACAAAACGCCGTGATATGCGAGCTGCATTGTTAGATTTACTTGAAAAAAATGTAATAAAAACAGTACCTTCACCTATAAAAAAACGTATAAATGATGAAGAATTTGATTACTTATATTATTTAGAACCAACTGATCATTTTGTAGAAGAAATGATAATTTCTAACGGTAAATTAAAAGGTTTAAAAAGTTTATCGAAAAAGATATCTGAAGATGAAATTAAAGAATTACCAGATAAAGTAGGTCGTGTATATAGTGATTTTGTTTGTCCTGATACAAATGTGATCTAATAAAACTTTTATAACTCACTTATTATCAATAAAAAAAGCATGATTAAATCATGCTTTTTTTATGGTCTTAGATTTATAATTCTTATTTCTTTAAAGATAATGTGCCTTTAATCCGCTTTGGCTTTGTTGCTTTATTACTATGCGTTTTGTTTTCTTTATTAAAAGGTTTTTTATTATCTCTCTTTGATGTCTTTTTTGACTCGTTATTTGAAGAATTATCTTTAAAGCTTCTTTTTCTATCTGATGATCCAGCCTTGTTATTAAAACGTTTATTCTGATCATTCTCTACTTTTTTAAACGATTTATTCTGTTGACGTTTATTAGCATCCATCGAATGCTCTTCAGTCTTTCCTGAACTCTCAACAGAACCATTTATTTGCTGCATCTCAGTGTCTGTTAAATGGCGCCACTTACCAACAGGCAAACCTTTAAGGGTAACATTCATAATACGCGTACGTTGTAATGTAATTACTTCATAACCTAAATATTCACACATACGACGGATCTGACGATTTAATCCCTGCGTTAATATCATTGAGAATGTATCTTTACTTATTTGCTTAACCGTACATTTTTTAGTTACAGTGCCAAGTATTGGAATACCATTTGACATCTTTTGAACAAAAGTACTATTAATAGATTTATCAACTTTAACGACATACTCTTTTTCGTGATTATTACCGGCTCTTAAAATCTTATTAA encodes:
- the rluF gene encoding 23S rRNA pseudouridine(2604) synthase RluF, with the protein product MTDTKRLNKFISETGFCSRREADKYIESGKVTINGFKAEVGTQVCEDDVVKVNGRPLKEKPKAVYIAYNKPVGVTCTTERKIHSNIIRAINYPERIFPIGRLDRPSEGLIFLTNEGDIVNKILRAGNNHEKEYVVKVDKSINSTFVQKMSNGIPILGTVTKKCTVKQISKDTFSMILTQGLNRQIRRMCEYLGYEVITLQRTRIMNVTLKGLPVGKWRHLTDTEMQQINGSVESSGKTEEHSMDANKRQQNKSFKKVENDQNKRFNNKAGSSDRKRSFKDNSSNNESKKTSKRDNKKPFNKENKTHSNKATKPKRIKGTLSLKK